From a single Hymenobacter sp. YIM 151500-1 genomic region:
- the recR gene encoding recombination mediator RecR, giving the protein MEFPSKLIENAVSELAKLPGVGKKTALRLALHLLKAETETTASLAEALAKMRFEIRYCDTCHNISDTAECSICANKLRDQSTVCVVSDIRDVIAIENTAQYQGTYHVLGGVISPIEGIGPADLTIDSLVDRVTRDGSEIREVILAISPTMEGDTTAFYLSRKLRDLPNVHVSTIARGIPMGGELEYADEITLGRSIVERQRQVK; this is encoded by the coding sequence ATGGAGTTTCCTTCTAAACTGATAGAAAACGCGGTGAGTGAGCTAGCCAAGCTGCCGGGCGTGGGCAAGAAAACCGCCCTGCGTCTGGCCTTGCACCTGCTCAAAGCCGAAACCGAAACCACGGCCTCCCTGGCTGAGGCGTTGGCCAAGATGCGCTTTGAGATTCGCTACTGCGACACCTGCCACAACATTTCCGACACGGCCGAGTGCAGCATCTGCGCCAACAAGCTCCGCGACCAAAGCACGGTGTGCGTGGTGTCGGACATCCGCGACGTTATTGCCATCGAAAACACAGCCCAATACCAGGGCACGTACCACGTGCTGGGCGGTGTCATCTCGCCCATTGAAGGCATCGGCCCGGCCGACCTCACCATCGATTCGCTGGTGGACCGCGTGACGCGCGACGGCTCGGAAATCCGGGAGGTCATCCTGGCTATCAGCCCCACCATGGAAGGCGACACCACGGCCTTTTACCTCTCGCGCAAGCTCCGCGACCTGCCCAACGTGCACGTCAGCACCATTGCCCGTGGCATCCCGATGGGTGGGGAGCTGGAGTACGCCGACGAAATCACCCTGGGCCGCAGCATTGTGGAGCGCCAGCGCCAGGTGAAATAA
- a CDS encoding dipeptide epimerase has product MPTWTLTPLLLPLRYTWKISRNASTTKTNLLVEVADESGPSGRGEAAPNVRYDETPELLQQQFRALQEAGLGRCTTLEGLAELLDAHAPAHALRFALESAWVHREAARAGQAVWQWLGVPAPPRAGVPTAMTVPIMEPGAVAEFVQAHQLSRFSPLKIKVNRDAALDLLAEVTRLLPGHPLIIDGNEAWPDADSLRRDWEQLRQLPGLRVRLLEQPLPAACATDYRALKGQLGCPVFADESVTDAADFQDIARQFDGVNMKLMKAGGYLNGLRILRHTRAHGLQTMLGCMVETSLGIWSALQVSALADVCDLDGFLVVQNEPFGLVQEEEGRLVME; this is encoded by the coding sequence ATGCCTACCTGGACGCTGACGCCCCTGCTGCTACCCCTGCGCTACACCTGGAAAATCTCGCGCAACGCTTCCACCACCAAAACCAACCTGCTGGTGGAAGTAGCCGACGAAAGCGGCCCTAGCGGCCGGGGCGAAGCCGCCCCCAACGTGCGCTACGACGAAACACCCGAGCTGTTGCAGCAGCAGTTTAGGGCTTTGCAAGAAGCCGGTCTGGGCCGCTGCACCACCCTGGAAGGCCTCGCCGAGCTGCTCGACGCCCACGCCCCGGCCCACGCTCTGCGCTTCGCGCTGGAGTCGGCGTGGGTGCACCGGGAGGCGGCGCGGGCCGGGCAGGCGGTGTGGCAGTGGCTAGGCGTCCCGGCCCCGCCCCGTGCCGGTGTGCCCACGGCCATGACCGTGCCCATTATGGAGCCCGGCGCCGTGGCCGAGTTCGTGCAGGCCCACCAGCTCAGCCGCTTTTCGCCCCTGAAAATTAAGGTAAACCGCGACGCTGCTCTGGACTTGCTGGCCGAAGTAACGCGCCTGCTGCCGGGGCACCCGCTCATCATCGACGGCAACGAGGCCTGGCCCGACGCCGACTCCCTGCGCCGCGACTGGGAGCAGCTTCGGCAGCTGCCGGGCCTGCGGGTGCGCCTGCTGGAGCAGCCCCTGCCCGCCGCCTGCGCCACCGACTACCGCGCCCTCAAAGGCCAGCTGGGCTGCCCCGTCTTCGCCGACGAATCCGTAACCGACGCGGCCGACTTCCAGGACATTGCCCGGCAGTTCGACGGCGTAAACATGAAGCTGATGAAGGCCGGCGGCTACCTGAACGGCCTGCGCATCCTGCGCCACACCCGCGCCCACGGCCTCCAGACCATGCTCGGCTGCATGGTCGAAACCTCCCTGGGCATCTGGTCCGCCCTGCAAGTCAGCGCCCTAGCCGACGTGTGCGACCTGGACGGCTTCCTCGTCGTGCAGAATGAGCCGTTTGGGTTGGTGCAGGAGGAGGAGGGGCGGTTGGTGATGGAGTGA
- a CDS encoding YceI family protein, whose translation MKKLFFPALLAASLLAAPAFAQQPGVKKTTPGTDNAASTAYKVQPQLSTLGWTGKKVTGQHDGTVQFKDGEVQVRGNQIVGGTFTVDMTSLKVTDIKDQDANGKLVGHLRSDDFFSIEKNPTATFKITSLAPLKGDANGNNATVTGDLTIKGITQKVSFPAKVGVKNGRAAASGTATIDRTKFDIKYGSKSFFESIGDKAIMDDFTLSFNVIAQK comes from the coding sequence ATGAAAAAGCTGTTTTTCCCGGCCCTGCTGGCCGCTTCCCTGTTGGCCGCTCCCGCTTTTGCTCAGCAGCCCGGCGTTAAGAAAACCACTCCCGGCACCGACAACGCCGCTTCTACCGCCTACAAAGTGCAGCCCCAGCTGAGCACCCTGGGCTGGACGGGCAAGAAGGTAACCGGCCAGCACGACGGTACCGTGCAGTTCAAGGACGGTGAGGTACAGGTGCGCGGCAACCAGATTGTGGGCGGCACGTTCACCGTCGATATGACCTCGCTGAAGGTTACCGACATCAAAGACCAGGATGCTAACGGCAAGCTCGTCGGCCACCTGCGCTCCGACGACTTCTTCAGCATCGAGAAGAACCCCACGGCCACGTTCAAAATCACCAGCCTGGCCCCGCTGAAAGGCGACGCCAACGGCAACAACGCCACCGTCACCGGCGACCTGACCATCAAGGGCATCACCCAGAAAGTGAGCTTCCCGGCCAAAGTAGGCGTAAAAAACGGCCGCGCCGCCGCCAGCGGCACCGCCACCATCGACCGCACCAAGTTCGACATCAAGTACGGCTCCAAGTCCTTCTTTGAAAGCATCGGCGACAAAGCCATCATGGACGACTTCACGCTGAGCTTCAACGTTATTGCCCAGAAGTAA
- a CDS encoding glycosyltransferase family 2 protein, producing the protein MPPAVKLSVVVVNYNVCYFLEQALLSVRRAVEKLGEPVEVFVVDNNSVDGSVAMVKARFPEVLLLENQENCGFSRANNQALGQARGQYVLLLNPDTVIEEDTFRQCCNFMDQHPAAGGLGVKMLDGQGHFLPESKRSLPTPWVAFYKVFGLARLFPRSERFGRYHLGFLDKDQTHEIEVLSGAFMFLRAAALEQVGLLDEDYFMYGEDIDLSYRLTRGGWKNYYFPGTRIIHYKGESTKRASVSYVFVFYRAMVVFARKHFAPGQAGAFSLLINLAIWLRASLAVGQRLLERVAPVLLDAGLIYGGMYFLKTYWEQNHKYVPTPYPPQFMLVAVPVYIGVWLTAAYLSGAYDKPVKTWAIARGILVGTVLISAVSNFLDAWRFSKALIVLGGGWSVAALVLRRRLAHFLRYREFDFAEPAAKNIAIVGSEEESRRVRRLLEQAGVQARVVGYIVPEPLPEPAASSPPDDLLGTVRQLADSIRIYEVEELIFCGRDLSASQIISLMVSLPQQPPVAYKILPQDSAYIIGSSSKDAPGDYYALDITLNLFRPQQMRLKRLLDILTSLGLLLAAPVVVWAQPHKAGFLRNCLRVLSGVRTWVGLRYATAPGRVARAILSPADAAQTTLPLSEATRRRLELLYAKNYEPGTDLSILLRCFRELGQEQ; encoded by the coding sequence GTGCCGCCTGCCGTCAAGCTTTCCGTTGTCGTTGTCAACTACAATGTCTGCTACTTTCTGGAGCAGGCGCTGCTGTCGGTGCGGCGGGCGGTGGAGAAGCTGGGTGAGCCGGTGGAGGTGTTCGTAGTCGACAACAACTCCGTGGATGGGTCGGTGGCTATGGTGAAGGCCCGGTTCCCGGAGGTGTTGCTGCTGGAAAACCAGGAAAACTGCGGCTTCAGCCGGGCCAACAACCAGGCCCTGGGCCAGGCCCGCGGCCAGTACGTGCTGCTGCTCAACCCCGACACGGTTATCGAAGAAGACACTTTTCGGCAGTGCTGCAACTTCATGGACCAGCACCCCGCGGCCGGCGGGCTGGGCGTGAAGATGCTTGATGGGCAGGGCCACTTTCTGCCCGAGAGCAAGCGCAGCCTGCCCACGCCCTGGGTGGCCTTTTACAAAGTATTCGGCCTGGCCCGGCTGTTTCCGAGGTCCGAACGGTTTGGGCGCTACCACCTGGGTTTCCTCGACAAAGACCAAACTCATGAGATAGAAGTACTGAGTGGGGCCTTCATGTTTTTGCGGGCGGCGGCCCTGGAGCAGGTGGGCCTGCTCGATGAAGACTACTTCATGTACGGCGAGGACATTGACCTCTCGTACCGCCTCACGCGCGGGGGCTGGAAAAACTACTACTTCCCCGGCACCCGCATCATCCACTACAAGGGCGAAAGCACCAAGCGGGCCAGCGTCAGCTACGTGTTCGTGTTTTACCGGGCTATGGTCGTCTTTGCCCGCAAGCACTTCGCGCCGGGCCAGGCTGGCGCCTTTAGCCTGCTCATCAACCTGGCCATCTGGCTGCGGGCTTCTCTGGCCGTGGGCCAGCGCCTGCTGGAGCGCGTAGCCCCGGTGCTGCTGGATGCAGGCCTGATCTACGGGGGCATGTACTTTCTGAAAACCTACTGGGAGCAGAACCACAAGTACGTGCCCACGCCGTATCCGCCCCAGTTTATGCTGGTGGCCGTGCCCGTGTACATCGGCGTGTGGCTGACGGCCGCCTACCTGAGCGGGGCGTACGACAAGCCGGTTAAAACCTGGGCCATTGCGCGGGGCATCCTCGTGGGCACGGTGCTGATTTCGGCCGTGAGCAACTTCCTGGATGCCTGGCGCTTCTCCAAGGCCCTGATTGTGCTGGGCGGTGGGTGGAGCGTGGCGGCCCTGGTGCTGCGCCGCCGCCTGGCCCATTTCCTGCGCTACCGGGAGTTCGACTTTGCCGAGCCAGCGGCCAAGAACATTGCCATTGTGGGCTCGGAAGAAGAAAGCCGCCGGGTGCGCCGCCTGCTGGAGCAGGCCGGGGTGCAGGCCCGGGTGGTGGGCTACATCGTACCGGAGCCCCTGCCCGAACCGGCCGCTTCCTCGCCCCCCGACGACCTGCTGGGCACGGTGCGGCAACTGGCCGACAGTATCCGCATCTACGAAGTGGAAGAGCTGATTTTCTGCGGCCGCGACTTGTCGGCCAGCCAGATTATTTCGCTCATGGTGAGCCTGCCCCAGCAGCCGCCCGTGGCCTACAAGATTCTGCCCCAGGACAGCGCCTACATCATCGGCAGCTCCTCCAAAGACGCGCCCGGCGACTACTACGCCCTCGACATTACCCTGAACCTGTTCCGGCCCCAGCAGATGCGCCTCAAACGCCTGCTCGACATCCTCACCAGCCTGGGTCTGCTGCTGGCGGCGCCCGTGGTGGTATGGGCCCAGCCGCACAAGGCCGGCTTTCTACGCAACTGTCTGCGCGTGCTGAGTGGGGTGCGCACGTGGGTGGGGCTGCGCTACGCCACCGCGCCCGGCCGCGTGGCCCGCGCCATTCTGTCGCCGGCCGATGCGGCCCAAACCACGCTGCCGCTCAGCGAGGCTACCCGGCGGCGGCTGGAACTGCTCTACGCCAAAAACTACGAGCCCGGCACCGATTTGAGCATTCTGCTGCGCTGCTTCCGGGAGCTGGGGCAGGAGCAGTAG
- a CDS encoding ATP-dependent Clp protease adaptor ClpS, which produces MPTNPQIEYDEDVLLLEETIDVRDLVVYNDDVNTFDHVIRTLIDVCGHEPEQAEQCTLLIHYKGQCTVKHGAYEELASMCTAIHDRGISADVL; this is translated from the coding sequence ATGCCTACCAACCCGCAGATTGAATACGACGAGGACGTTCTGCTCCTGGAAGAAACCATCGACGTGCGCGACCTGGTCGTGTACAACGACGATGTAAACACCTTCGACCACGTTATCCGAACCCTTATCGACGTGTGCGGCCACGAGCCGGAGCAAGCCGAGCAATGCACGTTGCTTATTCATTACAAAGGCCAGTGCACCGTAAAGCACGGTGCTTACGAGGAGCTGGCCAGCATGTGTACCGCCATCCACGACCGGGGCATTTCGGCGGACGTACTTTAA
- a CDS encoding dicarboxylate/amino acid:cation symporter — protein sequence MKVSRLAPLVLVLLLLAAVLTAVAAYNLVALPPIVPQAARWLALLALVVLAVQRRSITFWIVVSMLVGAEIGHDFPDQAVQLKVLSDVFLRLVKTIIAPLVFATLVVGIAGHADLKQVGKMGLKALIYFEVVTTFALFIGLAAINLTRAGEGVDRSGIQADTEQLQTVKQSTSDIILHIFPENIAKSVAEGQVLQVVVFAIIFAIGLAMVHQRHRQPMLQWSESLSEVMFKFTNVVMFFAPLGVGGALAYTVGKMGFGPLVNAFKLLLTLYGALAVFVLLILLPIALLARIPLKRFVQAIAEPVSIAFATTSSEAALPRAMEAMESIGVPRRIVAFVMPTGYSFNLDGTTLYLSLAAVFVAQAAGIELSWGQQLVMVFTLMLTSKGVAGVPRASLVILLATVASFNLPAWPVFIILGIDALMDMARTAVNVMGNCLATAVVARWEGEFVDNYVAPDPVQELAEPDSALAHH from the coding sequence ATGAAGGTTTCGCGTCTCGCTCCGCTTGTTCTCGTTTTGCTGCTGCTGGCGGCCGTGCTCACGGCCGTGGCCGCCTACAACCTGGTGGCCTTACCTCCCATCGTGCCCCAGGCGGCCCGCTGGCTGGCATTGCTGGCGCTGGTGGTGCTGGCCGTGCAGCGCCGCTCCATCACGTTCTGGATTGTGGTGAGCATGCTGGTAGGCGCCGAAATCGGCCACGATTTCCCAGACCAGGCCGTGCAGCTCAAGGTACTAAGCGACGTATTCTTGCGGCTGGTGAAAACCATTATTGCGCCGCTGGTTTTTGCCACGCTGGTAGTCGGCATTGCCGGCCACGCCGACCTGAAGCAGGTGGGTAAAATGGGCCTGAAGGCGCTGATTTACTTTGAAGTCGTCACCACGTTTGCCCTGTTCATCGGGCTGGCGGCTATCAACCTCACCCGTGCCGGCGAGGGCGTGGACCGCAGCGGCATTCAGGCCGACACCGAGCAGCTGCAAACCGTCAAGCAAAGCACCTCCGACATCATCCTGCACATCTTCCCCGAAAATATTGCCAAGTCGGTGGCCGAGGGGCAGGTGCTGCAAGTGGTGGTGTTTGCCATCATCTTCGCCATTGGCCTGGCCATGGTGCACCAGCGCCACCGCCAGCCCATGCTGCAATGGTCGGAAAGCCTGTCGGAGGTGATGTTCAAATTCACCAATGTGGTTATGTTCTTCGCGCCCCTGGGCGTGGGTGGGGCCCTGGCTTACACCGTGGGCAAAATGGGTTTTGGGCCGCTGGTCAATGCCTTCAAGCTGCTGCTGACCCTGTACGGGGCCCTGGCCGTTTTCGTGCTGCTGATTCTGTTGCCCATTGCCCTGCTGGCCCGCATTCCGCTGAAGCGGTTCGTGCAGGCCATTGCCGAGCCGGTGAGCATTGCCTTTGCCACCACGTCGTCGGAGGCGGCGCTGCCGCGGGCCATGGAGGCCATGGAAAGCATCGGGGTGCCGCGCCGCATTGTGGCCTTCGTCATGCCCACGGGCTACTCTTTCAACCTCGACGGCACCACGCTGTATTTGTCGCTGGCGGCGGTGTTTGTGGCCCAGGCCGCCGGCATCGAGCTGAGCTGGGGGCAGCAGCTGGTCATGGTATTTACCTTGATGCTCACCAGCAAGGGCGTGGCCGGCGTGCCCCGCGCCTCGCTGGTGATTTTGCTGGCGACGGTGGCCTCATTTAACCTGCCGGCTTGGCCCGTGTTCATCATCCTGGGCATCGACGCGCTGATGGACATGGCCCGCACGGCCGTCAACGTAATGGGCAACTGTCTGGCTACCGCCGTAGTAGCCCGCTGGGAAGGCGAGTTCGTAGACAACTACGTGGCCCCCGACCCCGTGCAGGAGCTAGCCGAGCCCGACAGCGCCCTGGCGCATCATTAA
- a CDS encoding MarR family winged helix-turn-helix transcriptional regulator, whose protein sequence is MRIEDEIKQRTFKDEFQKAYINVVYTAGWLQLRQGAAFKEFGLTLPQFNILRILRGQHPKPATVNLLIERMLDKTSNASRIVDKLEAKALVTRTVCPSNRRAVDIRITEAGLDLLRRLDDVMEHQRLGLENLTAEEAAQLSALLDKIRD, encoded by the coding sequence ATGAGAATAGAAGACGAGATTAAGCAGCGCACATTCAAGGACGAGTTTCAGAAGGCCTACATCAACGTGGTGTACACGGCTGGCTGGCTCCAGCTTCGGCAAGGGGCGGCCTTCAAAGAATTCGGCCTGACGCTGCCCCAGTTCAACATCCTGCGCATTCTGCGGGGCCAGCACCCCAAGCCAGCCACGGTTAACCTGCTGATTGAGCGGATGCTGGACAAAACCAGCAACGCCTCCCGCATCGTGGACAAGCTAGAAGCCAAGGCCCTCGTGACGCGCACCGTGTGCCCCAGCAACCGCCGCGCCGTGGACATTCGCATCACCGAAGCCGGCCTGGACCTGCTGCGCCGCCTCGACGATGTGATGGAGCACCAGCGTCTGGGCCTGGAAAACCTAACTGCCGAGGAGGCCGCCCAGCTCAGCGCCCTGCTCGACAAAATCCGTGACTAA
- a CDS encoding DUF6799 domain-containing protein, with the protein MRHLAFAACAALALLAAVPAASAQSTTSPAQPAGAVATSPTSRFVMQNGEVVLVQEGRPTPLTKNVLLADGTKINYKSGIVELPGGKKTTLKEGDYVRPDGGIVFATPASAAAARNEPAAAGPARFEPYVDPRPDPTSPAALRTRLNELDTKISLMAEKIQLLNQKISLLSTNAQRPTDTSALDQQIQKLDEKLK; encoded by the coding sequence ATGCGCCACCTAGCTTTTGCCGCCTGTGCCGCCCTGGCACTTTTGGCCGCCGTGCCGGCCGCCAGCGCCCAATCCACGACCTCACCCGCCCAGCCCGCCGGGGCCGTGGCCACCTCCCCCACCAGCCGGTTTGTGATGCAGAACGGCGAGGTGGTGTTGGTGCAGGAAGGCCGGCCTACGCCCCTGACGAAGAACGTGCTGCTGGCCGACGGCACCAAGATAAACTATAAGAGCGGCATTGTGGAGCTGCCCGGCGGCAAGAAAACCACGCTCAAAGAGGGCGACTACGTGCGCCCCGACGGCGGCATCGTGTTTGCCACGCCGGCCAGCGCCGCCGCGGCCCGCAACGAACCCGCCGCGGCCGGCCCGGCCCGCTTCGAGCCCTACGTAGACCCGCGCCCCGACCCCACCTCGCCCGCCGCCCTGCGCACCCGCCTCAATGAGCTGGACACCAAAATCAGCCTGATGGCCGAGAAGATTCAGCTTCTGAATCAGAAAATCAGCCTGCTCAGCACCAACGCCCAGCGTCCCACCGACACCTCCGCCCTCGACCAGCAGATTCAGAAGCTGGACGAAAAGCTGAAGTGA